In the Lepisosteus oculatus isolate fLepOcu1 chromosome 6, fLepOcu1.hap2, whole genome shotgun sequence genome, one interval contains:
- the pigm gene encoding GPI mannosyltransferase 1: MAAFKDWTTALLQKKGALFGTAYLIRILLVFYGVYQDKVMVVKYTDVDYHVFTDASRFVTQGSSPYKRATYRYTPLLAWILTPNVYVAAVFGKLLFVTCDVLSALLLHELLRLRGLGSAAACRYCAMWLLNPLPVGVSSRGNAESLLAVLVVATLYLLERGRLSRAALCYGLAVHMKIYPATYAIPIALALRRRPAPTLLSGLLSRDLLVFAAVAGGTFCGLGLVFYHMYGWDFVEHTYLYHVTRRDIRHNFSAYFYMLYLTAESRASLALGLAAFLPQLALLLLTALAFHPDLAFCCFLHTAVFVSFNKVCTSQYFLWYLCLLPLVLPCLTLSLKQGLGLLGLWFVGQALWLAPAYYLEFEGDNTFVLIWLAGLLFLVINSFILVQIISHYKPEITQQKVKSH; encoded by the exons ATGGCCGCCTTCAAGGACTGGACCACCGCTCTGCTTCAGAAGAAGGGAGCGCTGTTTGGCACAGCGTACTTGATCAGGATCCTTCTGGTGTTCTATGGGGTGTATCAGGACAAGGTCATGGTGGTGAAATACACCGATGTCGACTACCACGTTTTCACAGATGCCTCGCGGTTCGTCACACAG GGCTCTTCCCCCTATAAGAGGGCCACCTACCGCTACACCCCTTTGCTGGCCTGGATTCTCACCCCCAACGTTTACGTGGCCGCGGTGTTCGGGAAGCTGCTGTTTGTGACCTGCGACGTCCTCTCCGCCCTGCTGCTGCACGAGCTCCTGCGGCTCCGGGGGCTGGGCAGCGCGGCGGCCTGCCGCTACTGCGCAATGTGGCTGCTCAACCCCCTGCCCGTGGGCGTCTCCAGCCGGGGGAACGCCGAGTCCCTGCTGGCGGTGCTGGTCGTCGCCACTCTGTACCTGCTGGAGCGGGGCCGCCTGAGCCGGGCCGCGCTGTGCTACGGGCTGGCGGTGCACATGAAGATCTACCCGGCGACCTACGCCATTCCCATCGCCCTGGCGCTGCGGAGACGGCCCGCCCCCACGCTGCTCTCGGGGCTCCTGAGCAGAGACCTGCTCGTGTTCGCGGCCGTGGCTGGGGGAACGTTCTGTGGGCTCGGCCTGGTGTTTTATCACAT GTATGGCTGGGACTTTGTGGAGCACACGTACCTGTACCACGTGACCCGGAGGGACATCCGCCACAACTTCTCGGCCTACTTCTACATGCTGTACCTGACGGCGGAGAGCCGGGCCAGCCTGGCCCTGGGGCTGGCCGCCTTCCTGCCCCAGCtggcgctgctgctgctgacCGCGCTGGCCTTCCACCCGGACCTGGCCTTCTGCTGCTTCCTGCACACCGCCGTCTTCGTCAGCTTCAACAAAGTCTGCACTTCCCAG TACTTCCTCTGGTACCTGTGCCTGCTGCCTCTGGTTCTCCCCTGCCTGACGTTATCACTCAAGCAAGGACTGGGGCTCCTTGGCCTGTGGTTTGTTGGTCAG GCCCTGTGGCTGGCACCTGCGTATTATCTGGAATTTGAAGGGGACAATACATTTGTTCTCATCTGGCTGGCTGGACTGTTGTTTCTCGTCATTAATTCGTTTATACTCGTGCAGATTATCTCCCACTATAAACCAGAGATCACCCAGCAGAAAGTTAAATCGCACTGA